One window from the genome of Grus americana isolate bGruAme1 chromosome 2, bGruAme1.mat, whole genome shotgun sequence encodes:
- the HUS1 gene encoding checkpoint protein HUS1: MRFRAKIVDLACLNHFSRVINTIAKLAKTCTLRLTVCKLYFILSDKVANGGVSMWCELCQGNFFDEFHMEGVAAEHNEIYLELVPENLSRALKTAQSAKAVKIKLTNKHCPCLRVAVELPSLSSSSRIVTHDIPVGVIPRRLWNDFREPSVPDFDVSIYLPVLKTMKSVVERMKNLSNSIVIEANLRGEMNLKIETDLVSVTTHFKDLGNPPWASEDGCQSSAQGRDLERVAEARIDIKKLQQLLAGQQVNPTKALCNIVSKRIVHFILLHEDVSLQYFIPALA, encoded by the exons ATGCGATTTCGGGCTAAGATCGTGGATCTCGCCTGCCTCAACCACTTCAGCC GTGTAATTAACACAATCGCCAAGTTAGCCAAGACCTGCACCCTGCGCCTTACTGTCTGCAAGCTGTATTTCATCCTCTCTGATAAAGTAGCAAATGGCGGCGTCAGTATGTGGTGTGAGCTGTGCCAG GGGAATTTCTTCGATGAATTTCACATGGAAGGAGTAGCTGCAGAGCACAATGAAATCTATTTAGAGTTGGTGCCTGAGAACCTGTCGAGAGCATTAAAAACTGCCCAGAGTGCTAAGGCAGTGAAGATCAAGTTGACTAACAAACACTGTCCCTGTCTCAGAGTTGCTGTGGAGCTA CCATCCTTATCAAGCAGCAGTAGGATTGTGACACATGACATTCCGGTGGGGGTTATTCCCAGAAGATTATGGAATGACTTCAGAGAGCCCAGTGTGCCAGACTTTGAT gtCAGTATTTACTTACCCGTGCTGAAAACAATGAAGAGTGTTGTGGAGAGAATGAAGAATCTCAGCAATTCCATT GTGATTGAAGCAAACTTGAGAGGAGAAATGaacttaaaaatagaaactgaCTTAGTATCTGTaacaacacattttaaagatttggGAAATCCTCCCTGGG CATCAGAGGATGGATGTCAAAGTTCTGCTCAAGGCAGAGATCTGGAAAGGGTGGCTGAGGCACGCATAGACATcaagaagctgcagcagctgcttgctGGACAGCAGGTCAATCCCACAAAAGCATTGTGCA ATATTGTAAGTAAAAGAATTGTCCACTTCATCTTGCTCCATGAGGATGTTTCGCTTCAGTATTTTATTCCAGCGCTTGCCTGA